The nucleotide sequence CCCTTCCGTATAACTCCGCCCAGTCCGAGGGGTGCGCGGGGGGTTCCAGCACGGGTTCCGGATGCTCCGGCGGCTCCCAGGCGGCCTCCAACACGCGCATGCGCAGTCCGCCGTGCAGGAAGGACATCTCCAGGTCCAGGACGGTCTCACTGTTGTACGTGGCCCGAAAGCGCCCGTCGCCGGTGAACTCACCGATAACCGTGCTCTCCACGTTCAAGCGGCGGCAGACCTCCTGAAACGGTTGCCGGTTCTCCGGGGCGACGGCCGCCACCATGCGCTCCTGGCTTTCCGACAGCAGGATCTCCCAGGGTGCCAACCCCGAGTATTTAAGCGGGGCGGCGTCCAAGGCGAGCAACACGCCCGTATCGGCACCCATTTCCCCCGCCGCCGACGCGAAGCCGCCGGCGCCGCAGTCGGTGAGCGCGCGGATCAGGTTCTTGTCCCGCGCTTCGAGGATCGCGTCGCTCATCCGCTTTTCCTCGATCGGGTGGCCGATCTGCACCGCCTGTGCGTTTACGTCCATTGTGCGCTCGGTCATGGCCGCGCTGGAAAAGGTAGCGCCGTGGATGCCGTCCCTTCCGGTGCGCCCGCCGATGACCAGCACCAAATCACCCGCCCGGGCCACGCCTTTTGAGCAGCGCGCCTCGGGCAAAATCCCGTAGGCACCCACGATAACGGTGGGTTTGGCCCGAAAGTCCCGGTGAAAATGCACCGAACCATTATTGGTCGGGATGCCCATGCGGTTGCCGTAGTCCCGTACCCCGGCCACCACCCGCCGCAACAGGTAATGGGGATGCAGGCAGCCGGGCGGTATCTCTTCCCACGGAGTGCCGGGCGGGGCAAAGCAGAACATGTCGGTGGAGGCGATTACCCGGGCCCCCTGCCCCGTGCCCATTATATCCCGGAAAACGCCGCCGCTCCCGGTGGCCGCGCCTCCGTACGGCTCGATCGCCGAAGGGGAATTGTGGGTCTCCACCTTGCCGCAGACGGCCCAACCCTCGTAGAAGGCCATCACGCCCGAGTTGTCCACGTAGGCCGATCGTACCAGCGGGTGATTGACGTCCGCGGTGGCCTCCTGCAAACGCTTTAAAAACGGTTTCTTCTCCAGGCCGCCTACCGTGATTCGGGCCTTGAAAGTCTTGTGCACGCAGTGTTCCGACCAGGTCTGGGCCAGCACCTCCACCTCGCAGTCCGAGGGGTCTCTTCCCGCCCGGCGGAAGTAATCCTGAATGAGGCGCATTTCTTCCAGGCTCAGAAAGAGCTTGTCCCGGCTCAACTCCATCAGTTGGCCATCGTCCATGCGGCGCAAGGGGATGATCTCCGTCGCCCGGCCGGCGCCGGCAATCCGCAGGGACTCCGGCTTGGCCGTCACCACATGCTGGATGGTGGTGTTGACCAACAGTCTTTTTGTAATCAGCCCGATTTCTTCGGGGGTGACCGGCCCGTAAAAGGCGTACTCCTGACTGGAATCGGCGGCCCCCAGGTGCCGAAGTCCCAGATCGTGGGCCGCTTTTACCAAAGAGGCGGCCTCCGGGTTCATCACCCCGGGCCGGTACGCCACTTCCAGCAGGCGGTCGGCGTCGGTGATCAGGGGCCGGTTTACAGTGTAATCCTGAAAGGTCTCCTCCCACAGCAGGCTTTGCGCCAGCAGATCAGCTTGGGCGGGTGTAAGGTCTTCAAACCGGAAAACGCGGGCGGTGCGCACCATCCGGACACTGGTCAGGCCCAGGGCGGACCTGATCTCGGCCAGCAGCGCTTCACCCGCGGGATCGGGCAGGTTGGTCTTGATCCTGGTGCGGACTTCCTGTACCGGCATAGACGGCATTCCTCCCCGACAATTCTACCACGCCACCCGGCCTTCGTGCTACTTGTATGCCCCCCGAAAAACAGAGTCGGCGCGCCGAGCGGCTGCGCGGTGCGCCGGGCCCCGAACCGGGCCGCGGGAGCATCCCACGCGTTGGGCGGGGCTTAACAGGAGCGTTACTTGCGGAAACTGAACTTGGACTCCTTCCCCTTCAGGAGCCGGTCTATGTTCGCCCGGTGCTTGTAAACGGCCACCAGCGCCAGGAAGAAACCGAACAATACGTGGCGCCACCCGGCCCCGCCCAGGGCGAAGGCCAGCGGCACCGAAGAGACGGCGATAATAGACGCCAGGGAGACGTAACGGGTCAACGCCATCACCGCGATCCACACGGCGGCCGCCGTCGCCAGGGCCACCGGCGGCAGCATGATCAGCACCCCCAGGCTGGTGGCGATGATTTTGCCCCCCTGGAAGCGCAGAAACACCGACCACCCATGCCCGGCCAGCGCCGCCGCCGCAGTAAGCAACTCCACGCCCGGCACGCCGAACGCCCTCCCGAGGAGGACGGCGACGATTCCCTTGGTGGTGTCGCCCGCCAGGGAAACCAGTCCCCAGCCCGGCCCCAGTGTGCGCCATACGTTTGTAGCCCCGATGTTGCCGCTTCCGTGACTGCGGATATCGATGCCCTTGACGTACCGGGCGATCAGGTAACCGGTGGGCACGGAACCAACTAGATAACTAAGCCCGATCGCTAGAATAACCGTCAGCGCCATCATTTTGACTCCCGCCTCCTGAACAAAATTCGCACCGGCACGCCTTGGAAACCCATGGCCCGCCGGACTTCGTTCTCCAGGTACCGCCGGTAGCCCGGGGAAACCAGCCCGGGGTCGTTTACAAACAAGAGAAAGGCGGGCGGCCCGGCCGCCACCTGGGTACAGTACATCAGCTTCAGCCGTTTCCCTTTCCGGGCCGGCGGCGGAGAAATCATAAAGGCGTCGTGCAGGATCCGGTTCAGCACGCTCGTGGGGACCTGACGCCGGTACTCGCCCATGACGGTTTCGACCGAACCGAGGATTTTCGGGATCCCCAGGCCGGACACCGCCGAAACGCACAGTACCGGGGCATAACCGATAAAGGTCAGCTCCCGGCGCACTTCTTCCTGATAGCGGTGGGCCGAGACTCCGGTCCCCTCCGCCAGGTCCCACTTGTTCACCACGATAATGGTGCCTTTGCCGGCTTCCTCGGCCAGCCCCGCGATCCGCTGGTCCTGGTTCGTCACCCCGTCGGCGAAGTCCAGCACCACCAGCGCAAGGTCGGCGCGCTCCAGGGCCTTTTTGGCCCGGAGCACGCTGTAGTGCTCGATCGACTCCCGGATTTTCGCCTTGCGGCGCATGCCCGCGGTGTCAATGAACACGTATTCCCGGCCGTCCCGGCGAAACAACGTGTCCACCGCGTCTCTGGTGGTGCCGGGGATATCACTGACGATTACGCGGTCCTCACCCAGGATGGCGTTCACCAGTGAAGACTTGCCGACATTCGGCCGGCCCACCACCGCGATCCGCACCGGCAAAGGCCCCCCGGGTTCATCGGCTCTGGGCGGCATTTCGGCCACCACCAGGTCCAGAAGGTCCCCGATATTAAGCCCCTGGGCGGCGGACACCGGTACCGGCTCGCCGAGCCCCAGCCGGAAAAAGTCGCCCAGCGGCAAGGGCCGGTTGAAGTCATCGACCTTGTTGACCACGACCAGGACCGGCTTGCCGGAACGCCGGAGCAGCGCGGCCACCTGGACGTCCTCTTCCAGTAAACCGGCGTTGCCGTCCAAAACGTAGAGAATCAATTGGGCTTGGGCAATCGCCCGCCGGGCTTGGCCGGCAACCTGGCCGGCCATATCCTCGCCCGCCCCGCTTTCGATCCCGCCCGTATCCACCAGGACAAACCGCCTTCCGGCCCAGTCGACCTCCTGGTACAGCCGGTCCCGGGTGACGCCCGGTTCGGCATCGACCACGGCGGCCTGCCGGCCCAGTATCCGGTTGAAAAGTGTGGACTTGCCCACGTTGGGACGGCCCACGATGGCCACCACCGGCTTGGTCACTATCCGGTTCCCCCTTGACTGGTTGTGCGGTTCCAGGACCAGAATCCAGGATTCAGAATTCAGAATGAAGAACCAGGATCAAAACTATGGCCGGACTTGCTGGTACTTGATTGACGGCCTCATCTG is from Bacillota bacterium and encodes:
- a CDS encoding AIR synthase-related protein, producing MPVQEVRTRIKTNLPDPAGEALLAEIRSALGLTSVRMVRTARVFRFEDLTPAQADLLAQSLLWEETFQDYTVNRPLITDADRLLEVAYRPGVMNPEAASLVKAAHDLGLRHLGAADSSQEYAFYGPVTPEEIGLITKRLLVNTTIQHVVTAKPESLRIAGAGRATEIIPLRRMDDGQLMELSRDKLFLSLEEMRLIQDYFRRAGRDPSDCEVEVLAQTWSEHCVHKTFKARITVGGLEKKPFLKRLQEATADVNHPLVRSAYVDNSGVMAFYEGWAVCGKVETHNSPSAIEPYGGAATGSGGVFRDIMGTGQGARVIASTDMFCFAPPGTPWEEIPPGCLHPHYLLRRVVAGVRDYGNRMGIPTNNGSVHFHRDFRAKPTVIVGAYGILPEARCSKGVARAGDLVLVIGGRTGRDGIHGATFSSAAMTERTMDVNAQAVQIGHPIEEKRMSDAILEARDKNLIRALTDCGAGGFASAAGEMGADTGVLLALDAAPLKYSGLAPWEILLSESQERMVAAVAPENRQPFQEVCRRLNVESTVIGEFTGDGRFRATYNSETVLDLEMSFLHGGLRMRVLEAAWEPPEHPEPVLEPPAHPSDWAELYGRVMEHLNVCSKEPIIRLYDHGVQGTNALPPLGGADLDAPNDAVVLTPLLGRPYGLVIAHGLNPVLNLIDPYHGSIWAAAEAVSNAVAAGADPAEMTLIDNFIWPVPDVGPLGALDRAVDACVDFSRAMGMPFISGKDSLSSTYTTGEGLTVRIPPVLCVSVMGRVPDVRRTVSADLKRPGSTLALVGGRRPEQLGGSAYYDLHGFLGRSVPEIDLEVLRLVFEAVHRAIRAGAVAACHDISEGGLVAAVAEMAFGGRCGVRLTLPAGIRPDHFLFNETAGCFVVELTPGREPGEVFAHVPCLVIGETTADSAVTARAGEKELFSVPVAFLKRRWQRPMKEVFGA
- the plsY gene encoding glycerol-3-phosphate 1-O-acyltransferase PlsY; this encodes MMALTVILAIGLSYLVGSVPTGYLIARYVKGIDIRSHGSGNIGATNVWRTLGPGWGLVSLAGDTTKGIVAVLLGRAFGVPGVELLTAAAALAGHGWSVFLRFQGGKIIATSLGVLIMLPPVALATAAAVWIAVMALTRYVSLASIIAVSSVPLAFALGGAGWRHVLFGFFLALVAVYKHRANIDRLLKGKESKFSFRK
- the der gene encoding ribosome biogenesis GTPase Der, whose amino-acid sequence is MTKPVVAIVGRPNVGKSTLFNRILGRQAAVVDAEPGVTRDRLYQEVDWAGRRFVLVDTGGIESGAGEDMAGQVAGQARRAIAQAQLILYVLDGNAGLLEEDVQVAALLRRSGKPVLVVVNKVDDFNRPLPLGDFFRLGLGEPVPVSAAQGLNIGDLLDLVVAEMPPRADEPGGPLPVRIAVVGRPNVGKSSLVNAILGEDRVIVSDIPGTTRDAVDTLFRRDGREYVFIDTAGMRRKAKIRESIEHYSVLRAKKALERADLALVVLDFADGVTNQDQRIAGLAEEAGKGTIIVVNKWDLAEGTGVSAHRYQEEVRRELTFIGYAPVLCVSAVSGLGIPKILGSVETVMGEYRRQVPTSVLNRILHDAFMISPPPARKGKRLKLMYCTQVAAGPPAFLLFVNDPGLVSPGYRRYLENEVRRAMGFQGVPVRILFRRRESK